ACCATAAGAAAGAAAACCTTTTCGCTGACAGGGTATGTTCTTTAACTAACTGTCAAAATCCCCGAGGAAGGAAGAACGGGAAAGATCGAAAAGGGTGTGCTCATGTGTTGGGGGTTCCAGTTTCTTTATTCTGTAGTGTGTTTTTTGATTGTTCAGCTGTTTCTCTGCACTTCTCGTTCTCTGCAGATATTTGCCCTTTTTGATGCCAAGCAAAATGGACAAATTGATTTTGAAGAATTTGTACAAGCATTGAGCATTTTCCATCCAAGGACTCCTGAATCTGAGAAAATTGCATGTGAGGAACGCACACCTCAGGACTTCAAATTGTTATCTGCATACTTTAGTGACTCCCCTTTCATTTGTATGCTTACAATCAATAAGTGTTCTTGTTACAATTTTAAAAATGTTGAAAACTTTTGATTCAGATGCATTTAAGTTATATGATCTTGGGCACACTGGCTACATCGAGCGCGAGGAGGTAAAGATATACTATTACATGTTCTTGCTTGATTACCGACTTGCTTAGTCATTCTAGCGTATGTTTAGAGCATGAGAAGCAATTTCTTAAAGTCATGGGTGTATAAATGTGAATGTATTTTCTAGTTTTTGTGGAATTATGTGCAATTTCGGTAAGTAAATTTACAGTCTTGTCACGTATATCACATGTATATGCCTACAAAGCAGTTGAAGGAGATGGTCTTAGCTCTTCTCGACGAATCTGATCTTCACCTTTCAGATGATGTTGTTGAAGCCATTGTCGACAAGGTCAGGATTTCTATTCTGTTTTTGTCTAGCTTAAAGTCTTCATTTTATTGAAGTTAATGCAATTGTTGTTTGCACTAAATCACTAATCCATCGTGCAGACATTTAAAGAAACAGATACAAATGGTGATGGCAGGATCGACCAAGAGGAGTGGAGAGAATATGCAGCTAGAAATCCAACGTTGTTAAGAAACATGACTCTTCCATATTTAATGTATGTTTTCAGCTCCTATTATATCAAGATCCTTTTCGTCTTGGACTTGTTCATATTTAATCCAATGTTGCTTTCAGCTCGTTAAATTGCATTCAGACTTGTAAACTACATTCAGGACCTTATACTGATTTTTACCATATTTTGTGTTGCAATGTCACGACTGTGTCTAAACGGTTGAACTCCATCACATTTTAACTGCTTCTTTACGTGGTTTTTCAGGGATGTCAATTTAGCATTTCCGAGCTTTGTCCTAGGCACTGGCGCGGAGGACTAACTTTAAAGGCTAATTGTGATATGAAAAATTCTCTTCCTCTTAAATGGTGCATTAGCGTATCGGAAACATCTGTTCTAATGTTGTTGctgtaattttataattttagaaAACATGATTTACCTATAAAAGCCGTGGAAATAGtctcttgcaaaaatgcagggtaaggctgcgtacaatagacccacAATATGACAAGTATATATGGCAATGCTTTATACTAAGTGCATATACATATGggatgaaaaaaaaaacaaaaaggtgCAAATAGAGAAATTACATTCGGTGGTATGCAAAGAACTCCCTAATTAAAGAGGAAGTCAAAAGAATCTTTCCTTTTTAATTCACTCCAAAAGAATAATacctttttatatttaaaaataaattaactttagatttttttttttttaataaaactaTTCATAAGCTTACaactatttataaattattttaaatccacaaatttcaaaacattttttttatttgaaattcCATACTAAATCAAATTCACTTGAGCATGTTTGGAAAGCCCCCTTGGAAATGGATTTTGGTgtaattgggtgtaattacacAATTTGACATGTTTGTTTGACTAAGCAATTACTTGGTCAGTACGAAGTTAAGTGTAATTGGAGGGTGTAATTACACCATCCAATTCTCAAGGGGAGGTGAGAATTAGTGATAATTACACTATGTAATTACAAGgttgctttttagttttttttctttttgtttttattttaatttattagttataactttttatttctatcattttatttttttaattttatttttaccttttaatttcttttgaaattttaaaaaatatttttctttgtacattatttatcttttatttatcTACCTTTACTTCTTATGATTCCATGTAATTgcctatattttaatttttatttattttattattctatttttttaaaactacacctcataatattagaaataatgagt
This sequence is a window from Nicotiana tomentosiformis chromosome 5, ASM39032v3, whole genome shotgun sequence. Protein-coding genes within it:
- the LOC104113448 gene encoding calcineurin B-like protein 7; the encoded protein is MGGKASKKDRARSVLADPIALASETIFTVSEVEALLDLYKKLSCSITKDGLIHKEELLLALFKNHKKENLFADRIFALFDAKQNGQIDFEEFVQALSIFHPRTPESEKIAYAFKLYDLGHTGYIEREELKEMVLALLDESDLHLSDDVVEAIVDKTFKETDTNGDGRIDQEEWREYAARNPTLLRNMTLPYLMDVNLAFPSFVLGTGAED